ATCACAGTAGTAACggaaattaaaaaattaaaacgCTTGAACCGATAATAGCAATTAATCACAATAGAAAATGCacggcatcgcccttcgtgcttttactctgtatcctcaccatgcaatcaataatagaaatgtgcacggcatcacccttcatgctttatcactcttcctcaccatatgaataatagaaatgtacacgacatcacccttcgtgctttatctctcttcctcaccatatgcatcaatataaatgtaaatgtgcacggcttcacccttcgtgctttatcactcttcctcaccatatgcataagtataaatgtgcacggcatcacccttcgtgctttaccacTCTTTCCCCACCCAAACAATTGAAACAATAACATCTCAGCAtgggaatcagctataactaatctcgtttcaacagttaaaTTCACAATGTAAGTCTCAATTTGATCAACACTCAACAATTACCCAATAACAAGAaaatataaccaaacttgttcaacaTGAAGAGTAACTAGCTTAGGTATTAAAATATGTATAAAGAAACACAACTGTCACAAGTATAGAAATCACTCGCATGGTATGACCCgacaacgacgtatagatacttgtcaccacacctatacgtcgtactaaatgactaacaagtagcaaatagggcaaacaatacctaatccctcaagctaaggttagccataacatttacctcgattccacggccacaatcaagcctcaaataccgttttacctctcgattccaccttcaatccgcttgtatctagtcataattaactttaaaacatcaataaatactaaagaattcaactccaatgcttaattataggtttctcaacatttttcccaaaaagtcaaaacccgactttgggcccgcttggtcaaaactcgatgttcggaccaaaacccgattacacattcacccccgagcccggatatacaattggttttggaatctgacctcaatttgaggtctaaatccccaaattttgaaattcctaaattctacccaataACACCCAATTCCCCTCATGAAAATCCGTAGATTTTGTgaagaaatcttgtaaaaagatgaattagattgaaggaaatgagcTAGAAGTTATTTATCTATGGTTTGGGGAAGAACTCTTCTTTTGAAAATCACCTATAGtagcttagggtttgaaaatttgagaagtgAAGTAAAAATCCCGTCAAAACTGGTTTTTGAACAGTTGCATGTATCACATCTGCGATCACAGGTTCGCAATAGcaaactcgcaaatgcgaagcttggccTGGCCTGCTGCCTTTGCAAATACGAACAAATGTTCGCAGTTGCGGCTACTGtgcatgtcgcatttgcgacgatgaacttcgcaaatgcgaaggtcccctGCCCAACCCAATCATCGCAATTGCCAAGTCTGTAGATCTGAAACACCAGCAATTTCCCTAAGGTTCCAAAACACtctatggcctatccaaaactcacctgagtcGTCGgagctccaaactaaacatgcacacaagtctaaaaacatcatactgACTTGTTCCTACGATCAAATTGCCAAAGTAATATCTTAAAtaacgaatttaacaccaaacctaatgaaattttcaagatagttcaaacttcctattttctcaaccaaaggtctgaatcacgtcaaattactTCTGTTTCTCACTAAATTTTACAAATAAGGTTTAAATATTATAACGGACCTGTACCGGACTCCTGAACTAAAATATGGGCATGATACCATCAAGTTCaagcattattcaatttctaaaactccttatattttccagcaaataattttcttcaaaaatttatttctcgggctagggacctcgaaattctattctgggcatacgctcaaacccatattttactacggacccttcgAGACCGTTGGAATACGGGTCTGGGTccatttacctaaaatattgaccgaagtcaacaaaaatcatcttttaagccaaaattcattatttcttaaaaaatttcacataagggcttttcGGGTATATGCCAGGATTGTGCACGTACGTCGAAGAGAATAAAAATatggtttttaaggcctcaaaacatagATTTGGCTTCctaaacaagagatgaccttttgggtcaccACATTCtgcacctctaaaacaaccgttcgtcctcgatcgaacatAAAAAAAAGTACCTaagtcggtgaaaagatggggatattggctccgcatatcggactcggactcacaggtagctgcctcaacaggttgacctctccactacacatgAACTGatggaaaactcttcgatctcaactgtcgaacctaccggtctagaatagccactggctctTCACTACTAGAAATTAGGTCAATGGCAACCCTTCCAAAACCATGGCAATAGATACACTAGCCGTCCCTATAGGGCTATCGGAACGGATTTGGAGGCGTTCCGGGATTCAGTGTTACAATAGGTCTATTGGAACGGTTATTTGTAACGGTTTCAAAACCGTCTCTATATAGGGGGTATTGTAACGGTTACGGTACTGTTACCATTGTTCTATCTATGGGAACGATTGTATTTTCTATTGGGACGGTTATAAACCGTTGTGGTATAATTATTCCAGTAATTTTTTAAGTCTATTGCAACAGTTTTGATGATATATTGCAACAATTTTTGTAATATTGGAACAATTATCAGTACCTTACTGCAACGGGTATTGTAACATATTACAATGGTTATTAGGGGATGATATTATTATTTGCTAGGTCTACTGGAACGGTTATATGCTCTATTGCAACAATTCACAATTGAATTTCTGATATTTATGGAAGCAAAATGAGGAATATTTTCCTATGCAATGAAATTTTTACCTCATAACTTATATAAACCacgaaataaaattaaaatattcaACTAGCATTACTCATATACAAAAACAAAATGTGAATACATTGTTTGATCAACAATTCAAAAGTCAAAATAGATGAGTTTGCATACAAAAAGTTCTAAACTAAAATATCTTTGAACATGATGATCGAAAGTTTAACAACGATCAACAACACTCAAGTAAGGTCTTCGTCACTGCTTTCTTCCGCAATCGTTGCACCTACAAAAGACAaccaaaaataattaaataaattttttaaaagataATTGAATCACAAAGTAATTGAATGACCAATTTGATAACTCCAAAATTTTCAAACGCTCTAAATTCTTAAATATTTCAGCAGAATTTCCTTTGTAAATACGACTATCCCAAAAATTTTAACCTACTCAAAACATCATTTGTAAATAAGACTATTTCATAATTTTCAACCTGCTTAAAACATGATACAATTTCTTTTCAGAACCTAAGATCCTTCCACATATCACACGTATATGCTAAAAATACTTATTGTGAACCTAAAATGCTTCCACAAATCTCGTTTCATGGGCAAAAAGAATTCTATGTTGTCATAATGCACTTTCAGCCATTAATTGAGTTTGAAATAAGCTGCAATCACCCAAAACAAGAAAAATTAAACAGAAAAAGGATAGTGATAGGTTTAGGCCTTTGCCCTTCTACTCCCAGTAAAATCTTTGAAGGGGTCATGACTAGTTATAGCGTAGAGTCAACTAGAAGAAGGTAATGTTGCTTattaaataaaaatgaaaatgtgATCTTGAAAGAAAAGTTTTAAGGGCCCGCTGGCTGCTGACATAGGAGATATTATTTTATCACCAATCTCTCTTGATGTTAATGCAAGGAGTATTTTGAGCTCCTATTGACCTGTCATAGATCTCACCTAATAAAACTTTGGAATGTGATTTATCATCCATTTTGTTAGGGGTGggcgttcggtatttcggttcggtatgtaagaatttcggttcggtattcagtttatcaattgtgtataccaaataccataccaaaatattttggtacggttcggtatttcttattttggttcggtacggtttcAGTTTAACAATCAATAAATAATCAATGCTAAGTGCTAACAGTGCACATGCACAATTGAAATTTTCACATGGCAATTCACAATGTGCACAACTGCACAATGTAACAGTGCACAACTGCACAATGTGTGCATGGctgaaacaagaataacatattaTATTCTGGCAATTCTAGCTGAAACCTGAAACCCCTGTGAATCTGTGATAACCAATTCACAATCTGGCAATCTGCAGTTGCACGCCAGTATACTGTATGTCATATTATACAATATTACAATCTTCATTTTGCACACTAGTATTAGTATACAAGTGAAAAGCAAAAGCTGGCCAACTGCACAATGCACTTTACacaactatattaaacaatttaaacACAGTTGACACTTGACAGTTCAATACTGCAATTAACTGGCCAACTGCACATTACACAACTTAACACTTAACACAGTACACAATTGAATCTGTACACAACTACACAACACATTACACAACTTAAGTACTTAACACTTAAACACGGTGCAATAAAAACACAGTCCAACAAAAATAGTCTAACACTTAAACACGGTGCAACTGGCCAACTGCAAGTCTTAACAGTCTTAACACTTAAACAGTTAAACATAGTGCAACAAAAACAGAGAGGGCATCCCTCAACAAACAGTCTTAATTCTTAAACATGAATTCCAGGAAGACGCGCAAGACAACGCTTAATATGCTTCCTTAAACCAATTGTTCCATTCCTCTTTGGATTAACATTATATACTTGACCACAATGTTTGCACTCTACTTTGCGAACTTCTCCGTTATCTTCTTTCACCACAAAGTATTCCCAAATATCGGAGCGTTGAGCAGTAGCACGGGGCATGATTGCACTTGaacctaaaaaaaatataaatcataagttagaatattatagtttgatgataataaaacaaaactacaaaatattaagtATATCATTATCACCAAACAAATAGAGTATTAAACTTACCACTCAAGATGCAAGTTGCAactatacatcaaacaatgctagtaGTGCTTCCATTATTTTCCATATCTAAAGATAATACGACCAAATATGTCATACAAATGAAAAAGCATGATATATTATTTTGAATTAAAATACACACAAAATATTAAAGCTTACCAAGCTCGAGTTCCTCAAGATACTTCAAGTCTTCTTCAACACTAGTAGGATTCTTCTCTTCTCTAAGCCAATCTTGAACACAAATAAGAGCTTGCACACATTTAggagtcaatgaactcctaaatgaatcaagaatacGGCCACCAGTGCTAAACGCGCATTCTGACGCCACACTAGAAATTGGAATTGCCAACACATCACGAGCCAACTCCGAAAGAATAGGAAATCTAGGAGCATGTGTTTTCCACCAACTCAAGATATCAAATTCTTCACTAAAAGGCTCTTGTTCTTCACTAATGTATTTATCCAACTCCGATTTAGCACCCCCACTTCCATTgtcttccttttgtttcttcAAGCTAAGCTTAGTCCTTATTTTTGATGCACTTATAACACTCCCACTAGGTGTATTAGATGTGTTGTTAGATGAAGTAGAACTAGATGGAGATTGAGGACAAGATTCGGTTGAATACTTTTTTAGATACTCTCCAAACAAAGAATTCATATAAGCATACACCTCAgcatttattttcttccctttttcctccccaaaaagttcttcaagtgctccctcaacatattcaaatttgttacgtggatccaagacggaagcaataaaaatcattttattcatcttttcaggctcaccccaatacttcttgaaCTTTTCTTGCATTTGCTGAGCCATTTTTCTCAAATGCTCATCCTCACTAGCTAAACACATTTTCAAATGACAATAAAGTTCAGATACATCCTCAAAATGAGAATTACAAGTGACATAACGTGAACCTGAAACTTTTTTAGTTAGCTCGTGAAATCTTGCAAGAAACTCTAtcacattcctcacattcaccAAATCATCAGATTCAAGAGGACCTGCATTACCACCATCTTCACAAAGATGAGAACATTGATATGCAGAAAATTCATCATCAAAAAGATGCAACTTGTCAAAGGCTTTGTCAAAGTGTTGTGTTGTATCCAACATCAAATAGGTGGAATTCCACTTGGTAGGAACATCCGAACACAGCGTTTTGGTACATTCTACCTTTACATGTGCACAACACTGTTTAAACTTTAAGGTCCTTGCAGGCGAAGATCTCACATACCTCACAATATTTCTAACACGTGTCACAGAAGCATCAAGTTCTTTCAAACCATCTTGCACAATTAGATTTAGTATATGAGCCATGCATCTCACATGAAGATGTTTACCACTCATCATATTAGTTTTCCACATATCTAACTGTTTAGACAATTCTTTGACAGTGACATCATTTGAAGAAGCATTGTCCACAGTAATAGTGAAAACCTTGTCTAATTTCCATTCAAGCAAACAATCCCTAATAGCTTTAGCCATCTCTTCACCCTTATGACTAGTGATAGGGCAAAAATTAAGTATTCTTTTATGCAACTTCCAATCCCTATCAATGAAGTGGGCTGTCAAacacatataatttattctttgtaaTGAAGTCCAAGTGTCTGTTGTTAGGCAAATTTTTGGTTGTGCTTCTCTAAAAGAACTTCTTAGATTTTGCCTCAATTCATCGTAAACTTCATAACAATTCCTTGTTATTGTTTTACGAGAAGGAAGACGAAATAGTGGTTGAGTTTTTCTCATAAACTTCATAAAgccttcattttctacaaagctAAATGGTAGTTCATCAGTAACTATCATCTCAATTAAGGCCCTCCTAACTACTttttgatcaaatttccaaattgATCCTTCATCATTTTGGCAAGATTGAAAATTTATCTTTGTTTGACTATTATCTTCTGCAATTTTAAGTGGGTATTCTTTGCATCTAAGCAAATGATTCTTCAATCCTGTTGTTCCATTCTTAGATGAATTAGCAGCATAAGCTTGTTTACAATATCGACACCGTGCTTTCCCAACcccattaacctcaaatttatcaaaatggtTCCAAACGTCAGACCTAGGTTGCATTGCTTTCCTTTTCTTGGAATCTTGAGTATCAATGGTGTTGGTGTTACTATCTACCGTAATAGGTAAACTTTCACTAGAACCAACATCACTTACTTTACTTGTATCTTCCATctatacaaaattaaacaaatataaacataaattaaaaatCAACAAATTAACTACCTTGCTATCAGTAATGCTGAGAGAATGTAAATATGAGAGTGCACTTTTAGATTTTAGTTATTTCAAACTAGCTATAAGTAGCTTAAACTACCATGTTTCTACTATAACGAATTAACAATATTTTTCCAATAGATGCAGCAACAGTCTAATGTAACTGCAGGCTAAGCAAAACCTAAAAAGGCTAAAGAAGCCATTAACAATATCCTTTTCTAGCCatctataaataaataaaaaatcatgGCCATTATTACTCAAGTGACAAGTCCACGCTCCACAATTATTTAAATCTTTCCAAACCAGCAACCATAAGAATGTCACAACAAAGAAGACTAACAGTGAATTCACTCAACTGTCATCATCCTAAAGTGTCTATCACAAGAAAAATGCATGGAAAGTTCtaaaaatcagacctaaacaaaGTAATCATATGGTAAGCCTAACACATAGTCGTGTACTCATAACTGTTATTATACAAGCAAATGAATTAAACAGCATGAACGTGATACAGATGATATTTTCCTACTAAAGGGAAAAGCTCGGAACAACAGTTCATTCAATCAACAGTACAACCAAAAGAAAGCGAAACAtacctttgaaattgaaattgaatcGAGCTCGGAACACTGGAACAGGACAGCAGCGTCTTCGACACTTCGTTTGCCCGGAATTTGTGAGGAGTGAGGAATCGAATCGAGCTGGAAATCGCCGCCTATAACCCTAAATTAGTTtgatgcagaaaatcagaaattaaaaaatttatcGTCTGAACTCTGAACTcaaaaagttcaaaacttaaaaatataaaaactcaGAAAAAACCTCAGAGAGTAGTCGAGTACTGGgatgagaatgagatgagatgagacttacaaaacttacaaaagtaGTGAAGTTAACCGGTGAAGATGAGATGAGACTCGAGCTCGACTGTCGACTGGTCGTAACTCGTAAGTCGTAACTCGTAGACTGATATCCTAAGCAGTCGATTCTCGTCTAGACTCGCAGACTGATATCCTAGACTCGCAGTCGATTCTCGTCTTCTTCTCGATGATATCCTTCCTAAGCAGTAAGCCCTAATGGCTAATGCCCTACTTTGATGAGAATGCCTAATTTGATTCTCGACTTAGGTCTTGGGTATTAACTGACTTGGGTAATTGATTGGGATTGGGCTTGGGAGTTGGGGGAGCTGGGCCTGGGTGGGACGCCGGGACGGTATGGGACTATGGGGCATGGGCTATTAAATAGGTAATTGGGCTTAGAACTTAGATATAGTCATATATATTATATAGGTTCACCaaattttcggtatttcggtttacCGAAATTGTAAAATTATAATACCGAAAACCGAACtgaaataccgaaataccgaaaatccagtaccgaattagaccgaaataccgaaaaaaccgaaaccgaaataccaaattaatttggttcggttcggaattcggcttttcggattttatgcccacccctacatTTTGTTAATACTTTATGCAGTCCATTCATATTGATCCCTATAACAAAGCTAACTTTGCTTGTTTCAGCCCACTGCCAAATCTTGGTAAATCTTATGTTTTGTGTCAAGATAATGGTTTAACTAAATGTTTGATACACTTGCTACTATAAGTTCAGTGGCTTTATTTAAGTGTAAGGGTTAGCTAGTCTGTTAAACAGAACTTTTGGTACAATATTCCTGCAGATTCTCCTAGCAACAACATCCACTGATGGTAAATGTCGAGTATTTTCAACATTCATTAAAAGTGTCGATGCAAAGTATGTTTATCAAAATTTTGTTCTCTCCATTCAGTAAGATTTCTTCAATATACACGGTTTCTATAATTACTCACTCAATGGATCAGGGACTCTGCAATGGGGAATTCTGCAGATACCAAATTTGGAGAGGTCTGAATTATATCTTATTACTCTGCTTATCCAATTCTATATTTATGTTcaaaaaatatgttgcccatatcTTACCCTTAACAAGTTTGTTTTAAATACCCTCCGTCAGATAGAAGAGAACTTCATAAATATACTAACTTATTCATTGGGAAAGTAAATTATGATCTTAAAGCCTGGAGCGCATAACTTTTGTGTTTGACTGAATAAGAGTTCTTTCACTTGCCAACTGAAGTTAATTTGTATTGAAAACAAAATGAAGTTGACCTTCACTTACTTTCCCCAGCAGAAGAATAAGACACACTGACACTTATATGGGCATGGAATGGATCCAATTTCTGGCTACAAAAAGAAAGCAGCTAGCTTCCACAATCTGAACTCTCTTTTTATAACTATTTATGATTTTAAACTATCAAAACTTAACTTATTACTCTCAAGGATGTTGCATGTGATTGGATGGCACTTGGCATGGCCCAGAATATACAGAATGCGCACATGAAGTACCAAACTAAGACAGTAGATCTCACGAAAATTATTAAATTTTCAATGAGTTAATACCTGGAATGAGTTGGCCTTCTTTGTTGGTACCAGTAGATGGATGACAAATTGGTTGCAGTGCTGTTTGCTGAGCAGATGGAGCTTCTCCCAATGAATTATCACCCAATGCCGCTAGAATAATGTTAGCATCAATATCAATTCCTAAACGCTGAAGTCGTGCAAGGACATCTGCAACAGCTTCTTGACGGATAGTTGCCTTGTGTTCCTCAATTTTTTCCTCCATTCTTTGTATCTTCTCCTCcaatttttgtatagaatttgaAGTATTCGAAGAGGGTTCAAAACATCTTACTTTCCCTCTCAAAGAAGTTCTTGTAACCCCCCGTCCATACAATCTCAGACGTCCCGGATGTTCAGGTCCCATGACAGATGCAAATGCCTCAACAGACTCATTGCCATTTTTGTTTTGTTGTGCTTCAATTTCCTCCATTTCAGCCtacaaaacaatatcaaaaaaatataattcaagtAAATAAAAAGTAACCAAATAGAAACAAATAATTGATCTCAATATAACATTAATTAATCGCACAATTTTACTAGTTGTATCTTCATCCGCGGACTTGTATGATCGCCcaacttttcttttccttgtagcAACAAAGACTTCCTTTGCTGATAAAGGATCCGAAGTTTTCTTGTCTTTTTCCTAGTTACATGAAAGTGAGTTAGCATTCCTAGCGATCTGCCATGAATTAAACAAAAGCtaaaattgaaatttttttgCCGCGATTTGCTAGTTACACGCCAACTTAGAGCGAACTAAAGCAAAACTTCTTTTTCCAGCAGTGTGAGAATTCTTCAACTTTTTCCGTTTCTCAATGTTAGCTTTAGATATTCTTTGTAAACAGAAAGAAACATCAAACAATGAAATATATAATGCTTCCTGTTAAAATATCAAACAGAAAGGTACCGGAGTCATATATAATGCTTCCTGTTAAACCCACTCCTACACTCTCTCCTCTCTCCTCTCTCTGGCGACAAGAATGGTGAACTAGGGccgcagccatggctgctcctcTCTCTCCCCAGCCTTTGGCTGTGGGAGAGCCCCCTCCAACCATTGAAGAGAGCATCCAAAACAATAACAATCAAAATACATATGTTGCACGCCTGTACCAAGCAAAAACAGCCGCTACTTTGAACCAAAAATACTTGAAACCTATTGAAGTTATACATGGAGTTCCAACAATTCAGTTTTCAATGGAGGAACGGATGGAATTCGCAAAGGAGGAGGGATTGCATCAAGCTATTATGGTGAAGCTGTCTTCGAATCATGCAACAAATGTATTAGTAGGACATGAGAAATCTGGAATTGAAGCAGCTATTGTACGTTCAAAGTTGGAGGCTATTGTTGCATTGAATGCAACTGGTGATCGACCTACTGTTGGGGATCCTAACTCTACTTGTTGATTTAGTTGAAAAACCAGTAGGTGAGGTGCATAAAAAAGATCATAGGACTGGGCAACAAGCAGTACAGTCAACAGGAGCACCACATCTCAGTGGCAGTGCTGTTTCTGCTGGAAATGCTAA
The Nicotiana sylvestris chromosome 11, ASM39365v2, whole genome shotgun sequence DNA segment above includes these coding regions:
- the LOC104233395 gene encoding uncharacterized protein isoform X2; translated protein: MKSVHGRHERKLILLNNLNQPVGPRDAVVTEFGSFLSTLARNATLCPLDILDWRKMDTKEDIWEYTKEKDKKTSDPLSAKEVFVATRKRKVGRSYKSADEDTTSKIAEMEEIEAQQNKNGNESVEAFASVMGPEHPGRLRLYGRGVTRTSLRGKVRCFEPSSNTSNSIQKLEEKIQRMEEKIEEHKATIRQEAVADVLARLQRLGIDIDANIILAALGDNSLGEAPSAQQTALQPICHPSTGTNKEGQLIPGL